A DNA window from Aspergillus nidulans FGSC A4 chromosome V contains the following coding sequences:
- a CDS encoding uncharacterized protein (transcript_id=CADANIAT00003244), producing the protein MCLSILIGTSASTRNIKKYKFEYKETKYLDFIIQAGKGIKIDLEKTKECQDSFDLLKEKFITRPVLATFNLSYYIVVETDSSGYNTGGVLA; encoded by the exons atgtgcttgtctatactaATAGGGACCTCTGCCAGCACTAGAA ATATTAAGAAGTACAAATTTGAGtacaaggagacaaagtacttggactttataatacaggcagggaagggaattaAAATAGACCTAGAGAAG actaaggagtgccaggatagctttgatctgcttaaggaaaagtttattactagacctgtcctagcaaccttcaacctttcctactatatagtagtagagactgactcctcaggttataatacaggaggagttcttgcttaa
- a CDS encoding uncharacterized protein (transcript_id=CADANIAT00003245), producing MCYGSFAYTRTLDLSDSAKACAVLKAVSHLQDFLTTTILLSPFFFSDSFLGGTSLLCLQLPERKSQPAYATIALGLLEI from the exons atgtgttatgggtcctttgcctatacaaggaccttagaccttagtgactcggccaaggcctgtgctgtcctgaaggcggtgagccacctacaagacttcctcacaacaacaatccttctttctcctttcttctttagcgattccttctt aggaggaacaagtttactatgcctacagctgcctgagaggaaaagccagccagcataTGCTACCATAGCTCTTGGCTTGCtagaaatctga
- a CDS encoding uncharacterized protein (transcript_id=CADANIAT00003246): MDSSLCNNADDHSRTAYQLSLLKLGFSGDEAKDVSLAPVFTGPVLYTQPNLVPSQYGLLAGVLELRALGSPDLDSQAYGEDPRLFFNVSSPSSIFICGSQGSGKSHTLSCLLEGCLIPSAAGQLHNPLTAVVFHYDTFIGDQGGSPCEAAFLATSPNVQVRVLCAPTNFRNIQVGDTQPQPVPHSLTRPYRKHTAGSKSRVHPLQINQQDLNTKRMLDLMTAGQGSSSGPLYLHTVQRVLREMRLLQQVSGGRFDYQDFKKRIFDSDLLPSQQQPVRQRLDILESFMPSQQIIASTSKKGKKAVNDAGTSWSPKVFLEQDTNVGRVVALDEAHKYMKDSAEAQIFTETLLSSVRLQRHLATRIVISTQEPTISADLLSLCSVTIVHRFSSPAWLRALQHHVAAAALGVESNNKTFSEKEESQGQAHMSSKLSFLDRIVRLRVGEALLFAPSAVFRVTFEGSGTPAVSKLGGGYMKIKVRDRVTEDGGKSVLSS; this comes from the exons ATGGATAGCTCACTGTGCAACAATGCTGATGACC ACTCAAGAACGGCATATCAGCTCAGTCTCCTGAAGCTGGGTTTTTCAGGTGATGAGGCTAAAGACGTCTCTCTTGCGCCGGTGTTTACTGGCCCCGTGCTCTATACACAGCCCAACTTGGTACCGTCGCAATATGGTTTGTTGGCCGGTGTCTTAGAGCTCCGTGCGTTAGGATCTCCGGACCTGGATAGCCAGGCTTATGGAGAAGACCCCCGTCTTTTCTTCAATGTTAGCTCACCATCGAGTATCTTCATCTGTGGCTCTCAGGGTTCCGGCAAGAGCCACACCCTTTCCTGTTTACTCGAGGGGTGCTTGATTCCGTCTGCGGCTGGCCAACTTCATAATCCTCTGACAGCAGTTGTATTCCATTACGACACATTCATCGGCGACCAGGGCGGTTCACCGTGCGAGGCTGCCTTCCTCGCCACCAGCCCAAATGTCCAAGTGAGGGTTCTCTGTGCCCCAACAAATTTCCGAAATATTCAGGTGGGAGATACACAGCCACAGCCGGTGCCGCATTCCCTGACTAGGCCATACAGAAAACATACAGCAGGTTCAAAATCGCGTGTTCACCCGCTCCAAATAAATCAGCAAGACCTGAACACAAAACGTATGCTGGATCTCATGACAGCAGGCCAAGGGAGCAGTTCTGGCCCCCTGTACCTCCATACTGTGCAGCGAGTCTTGAGGGAAATGCGCCTTCTACAGCAGGTTTCTGGAGGGAGATTCGACTATCAGGACTTTAAGAAACGGATTTTCGATTCTGATCTCCTGCCctcccagcaacagcctGTACGGCAACGCCTGGACATCCTCGAGAGCTTTatgcccagccagcaaatcaTTGCAAGCACGAGtaaaaaggggaaaaaggcaGTTAATGACGCCGGAACTAGCTGGTCGCCAAAG GTCTTCCTGGAGCAGGATACCAATGTTGGCAGAGTAGTAGCTCTCGATGAAGCTCACAAG TATATGAAGGACTCAGCCGAAGCGCAGATCTTTACAGAGACTCTTCTATCCAGTGTGAGACTGCAACGCCATCTTGCAACCCGGATAGTGATTTCCACTCAAGAGCCAACCATCTCCGCCGACCTTCTCAGTCTTTGCTCGGTCACCATTGTCCACAGATTTTCATCCCCTGCATGGCTTCGTGCTTTGCAGCATCATGTTGCCGCGGCTGCCTTGGGAGTGGAATCCAACAACAAAACgttctcggagaaggaggaatcCCAAGGCCAGGCCCACATGTCCTCAAAACTGTCTTTTCTTGACCGAATCGTTCGTCTTCGCGTGGGTGAAGCTTTACTCTTCGCGCCAAGTGCAGTATTCCGCGTGACATTTGAGGGATCTGGAACTCCGGCGGTGTCCAAATTGGGTGGTGGGTACATGAAGATCAAAGTAAGAGACCGGGtgactgaagatggagggaaaaGCGTCCTGTCGTCGTAG
- a CDS encoding nucleic acid/nucleotide deaminase domain-containing protein (transcript_id=CADANIAT00003247) produces the protein MKQGNSLTLVPKQIGPPRFDPYGRLLARFYESLFFWKYLGRTQGEHTPEPPVLDIHQECRRRFLKNLSYICDFRKGVQACTAIAVEDRVDCYRFWVASNMNVNKAVAFIREILAMLHDRHLDASNNESMIEASLIQRCVEFAAKRIDSEGRFLRIMANRCILMLEDEESEAGMTFFLSNLLERALSCSRNITLCRFLYDQRHSAAMKELSARAISDKGRPGRAEEDSCFSSARHHIGRLIHHIRAPIELAQDSRHLMYLTDAYTVCPVSPCSAVSCPVSDMHTNLQGILNRMFTADDEDRVAVGDGLVYINKTRPIFDTFLAEYNGRDRQVHAEIQVLEHFYQQRLSFLDGDRYIACSKPACLCCQLYFKHHPARMVVPASHQNVYTSWSPPLLPRFAKGDKDTQLQKQVLSYMAQDMREQIIQQVLQRSRSMIRHPDSRTSLTDLPAEAAFGFLE, from the exons ATGAAGCAGGGGAACAGTCTAACGCTTGTTCCAAAGCAAATCGGGCCTCCACGCTTTGATCCATATGGACGACTCCTCGCCCGTTTCTACGAGTCATTATTTTTCTGGAAGTATCTCGGGCGAACACAAGGAGAACACACCCCCGAACCTCCTGTTCTGGACATCCACCAGGAATGCAGACGgagattcttgaagaacctTTCCTATATCTGCGACTTCAGGAAAGGAGTCCAGGCATGCACTGCGATAGCAGTTGAAGATCGTGTGGACTGCTACCGGTTCTGGGTTGCTTCAAACATGAACGTGAACAAAGCAGTGGCTTTTATTCGAGAAATTCTTGCAATGTTGCACGACAGACATTTAGATGCTTCGAATAATGAGTCAATGATTGAGGCCAGTCTTATTCAGCGTTGCGTGGAATTCGCTGCCAAGCGCATCGATAGTGAGGGGAGGTTTCTCCGCATTATGGCAAATCGATGCATTCTCATgcttgaggacgaagagtcGGAAGCAGGTATGACCTTTTTCCTGAGCAATCTTCTAGAGCGG GCCCTCAGCTGCTCCCGCAACATTACCCTCTGCCGCTTTCTCTACGACCAACGTCACTCGGCCGCCATGAAAGAGCTTTCTGCGCGGGCTATATCCGACAAAGGAAGACCGGGccgcgccgaagaagactcGTGCTTTAGCTCTGCCAGGCATCATATTGGTAGACTTATCCATCATATACGTGCGCCGATAGAGCTCGCTCAAGACAGTCGTCATCTGATGTATCTCACCGACGCCTATACCGTCTGTCCTGTCAGCCCATGTTCCGCTGTGTCATGCCCGGTGTCTGACATGCATACCAACCTGCAGGGGATCCTGAACCGGATGTTCAcggccgacgacgaagacaggGTAGCCGTTGGGGATGGTCTTGTTTACATCAATAAGACGCGGCCAATCTTCGACACATTCTTGGCCGAATACAACGGTCGGGATCGGCAGGTTCACGCTGAGATTCAAGTTCTCGAGCATTTCTACCAGCAGCGACTCTCCTTCCTGGATGGCGATCGCTATATAGCCTGCAGCAAACCGGCGTGTCTCTGCTGCCAATTGTATTTCAAGCACCATCCGGCTCGTATGGTCGTACCTGCCTCCCACCAGAATGTTTATACTTCCTGGAGCCCCCCACTACTGCCTCGGTTTGCCaaaggtgacaaggacacgcagctgcagaaacaggTTCTGAGCTACATGGCACAAGACATGCGAGAGCAGATTATTCAGCAGGTTTTGCAGCGCTCTCGCTCGATGATAAGGCATCCTGATTCGAGAACCTCATTGACCGATCTACCAGCTGAGGCGGCttttggctttctggagtAG
- a CDS encoding uncharacterized protein (transcript_id=CADANIAT00003249) → MPEEMVAYTRTLDLSDSTEACTVLKAKNYSRPS, encoded by the exons ATGCCCGAGGAGATGgttgcctatacaaggaccttagaccttagtgactcaACCGAGGCCTGCactgtcctgaaggcg AAA AATTACTCTAGGCCCTCCTAG
- a CDS encoding inositol polyphosphate kinase VIP1 (transcript_id=CADANIAT00003250): MDRTHNTTSHGPDSSETPLKPTASATNLGLEEEKTSARFSCRSSASSSSKGYPHTVQVSQSKASQSDNVTDVPQPGRGARSSTRSSSRAPRRLSGSTAASSMSEVEPPPAFLGKIGVCALDVKARSKPSQNILTRLQSKGDFEVIVFGDKVILDEAVENWPVCDFLIAFFSDGFPLDKAIAYARLRRPFCVNDLPMQKILWDRRLCLRILDHMSVPTPKRIEVNRDGGPTLESPELAQHVYKLTGVKLDGPTDGTGGGTPKTKNVTLSDDGDSLIVDGKHFRKPFVEKPVSGEDHNIHIYFPKDQQYGGGGRRLFRKVGNKSSEYDPDLRTPRSILEDGSSYIYEQFLRVDNAEDVKAYTVGPDFCHAETRKSPVVDGLVRRNTHGKELRYITKLSKEEAILRDIFINERRRREGVAEAPEASFSDQSHYQWRHSVSHRHALKTLLKSPGSSKSNGNPQHQRDSDVGSLESSHPSLTAPSHDGMDFNNGRAGVIPKEQSASPGICTPQGANQPSPTMHSLEANPPPPASKHSWKLKGMVAVIRHADRTPKQKFKFTFHSQPFIDLLKGHQEEVVIKGESALRSVSEAVNLAMEQGLEDADKLKLLRTSLEKKGGWPGTKVQIKPMFRRRDLEGGNVKTSALSDTVEKEPNSLPIDAPQEGENIGRSQTRSDSISGATFSRFSAVENDLILDKLQLVIKWGGEPTHAARYQSQDLGLNMRDDLKLMNKEALNNVRVFTSSERRKEIPEGFIQVRKDLLDDSNAAKDLMDKVKKKLKLLLREGSAPSQFTWPKENIPEPSVVLATVVELMKFHRDIMRHNYEKLDRSYTLAPDAAEKSDELTSSRAADTSNENPAFSAIQGRWCTGEDPMLFKERWEKLFAEFCDTEKVDPSKLSELYDSMKFDALHNRQFLEWVFTPPDAEDSDEETADMYRRGSSRNHASAAESRGNGFDGSGHQRVDEQYSESQTLAHRLGLKRRMHAFETSIPHLRALDDSYDHYFKLYPSSNPSKTKLDSRLSKLRELYKLAKVLFDYVTPQEYGITDTEKLEIGLLTSLPLLQEIVRDLEEVQASSDAKSVFYFTKESHIYTLLNCILEGGVQTKIARSAIPELDYLSQICFELYEARDSESSTSSYSIRISISPGCHAFDPLDVHLDSRHAIGCAPRRSLTAHQDWKEVIETLKAKFNTVKLPKSFTAVNLSDKLVSRPQ; encoded by the exons ATGGATCGCACCCATAACACCACCAGCCATGGTCCCGATAGTTCCGAAACGCCTCTCAAGCCTACAGCATCAGCAACGAATCTCGGTCttgaggaagaaaagacaTCAGCGCGCTTTTCGTGTCGCTCGTCAGCATCTAGCTCGTCAAAGGGCTATCCTCATACGGTTCAGGTTTCGCAGTCGAAGGCATCCCAGTCCGATAATGTTACCGATGTGCCGCAACCAGGGCGAGGGGCGCGCTCTTCTACGCGATCATCGAGCCGGGCACCGAGGAGACTAAGTGGGAGCACGGCAGCAAGCTCAATGAGCGAGGTCGAGCCACCCCCTGCATTTCTGGGGAAAATTGGTGTGTGTGCACTGGATGTGAAGGCCCGAAGCAAACCCAGTCAGAATATCCTCACTCGGTTGCAGTCCAAAGGTGATTTCGAAGTTATAGTCTTTGGCGACAAAGTGATTCTCGACGAAGCGGTAGAGAATTGGCCTGTATGCGACTTCCTAATAGCGTTCTTCTCGGATGGCTTCCCGCTGGACAAGGCTATCGCCTATGCAAGGCTAAGAAGGCCATTCTGTGTCAATGATCTGCCTATGCAGAAAATTCTGTGGGATCGGCGGCTGTGTCTGCGCATCCTGGACCATATGAGTGTCCCTACTCCGAAGAGAATAGAAGTCAACAGAGACGGCGGGCCAACTTTGGAATCCCCAGAACTTGCGCAACATGTATACAAGCTCACAGGTGTGAAACTTGATGGCCCTACCGATGGCACAGGGGGAGGCACACCCAAAACGAAGAATGTCACTTTGTCCGATGATGGCGATTCTCTTATCGTTGACGGCAAACACTTCAGGAAGCCCTTCGTCGAAAAGCCCGTAAGCGGGGAAGACCACAATATACACATCTACTTTCCTAAAGACCAGCAGTacggaggcggcggtagACGGCTTTTTCGGAAAGTCGGAAATAAGAGCTCTGAATACGACCCTGATCTCCGTACCCCCCGTTCAATCTTGGAAGATGGCTCTAGCTATATCTACGAGCAGTTCCTGAGAGTTGACAATGCGGAGGATGTCAAAGCTTACACAGTTGGTCCTGATTTTTGTCACGCGGAGACACGGAAATCCCCTGTTGTTGACGGTCTTGTCCGTCGCAATACCCATGGAAAGGAGCTGCGATATATTACCAAATTGAGTAAGGAAGAAGC TATTCTAAGGGACATATTCATCAACGAGAGGCGCAGACGTGAAGGTGTCGCGGAGGCTCCTGAAGCATCCTTTTCAGATCAAAGTCATTACCAATGGAGACACTCGGTGTCGCACCGACACGCACTAAAAACATTGCTAAAGTCACCCGGCTCATCAAAGTCTAACGGCAATCCACAACATCAGAGGGATTCGGATGTTGGATCTTTGGAGTCATCACACCCCAGCCTTACAGCGCCTAGTCACGACGGCATGGACTTCAATAATGGGCGTGCCGGCGTTATCCCAAAGGAACAGTCAGCATCACCCGGTATATGCACTCCTCAGGGTGCGAATCAACCCTCACCTACGATGCACAGTCTTGAGGCAaatcctccgccgcctgccTCTAAGCACTCATGGAAGTTGAAGGGTATGGTTGCTGTCATAAGGCACGCCGATCGAACACCGAAGCAAAAATTCAAGTTTACTTTCCACAGCCAGCCATTTATTGACTTATTGAAGGGCCATCAGGAAGAAGTTGTGATCAAAGGAGAATCTGCGCTTCGCAGTGTATCAGAGGCTGTTAACCTCGCTATGGAACAAGGGCTTGAGGACGCGGACAAGTTGAAATTGCTTCGTACGTCTCTGGAGAAAAAGGGCGGCTGGCCTGGAACAAAGGTGCAGATAAAACCAATGTTCAGGAGACGAGATCTCGAGGGAGGCAATGTGAAAACGTCAGCATTATCTGATACTGTCGAAAAGGAGCCGAATTCTTTGCCCATTGACGCGCCTCAAGAGGGTGAGAACATAGGGAGGTCCCAGACCCGAAGCGATTCAATATCTGGTGCAACATTTTCCAGGTTCTCCGCTGTTGAGAATgacctcatcctcgacaaACTTCAACTTGTCATCAAATGGGGAGGGGAGCCAACACATGCAGCACGTTATCAATCCCAGGATCTTGGTCTCAATATGCGTGACGATTTGAAACTAATGAATAAGGAGGCTTTGAACAACGTTCGAGTATTCACCAGCTCAGAGCGTAGA AAGGAGATCCCTGAGGGGTTCATTCAGGTCAGAAAGGATCTCTTAGATGACTCCAATGCGGCGAAAGATTTAATGGAtaaggtcaagaagaagcttaaATTGCTTCTACGAGAAGGGTCTGCCCCTTCACAATTCACATGGCCTAAGGAAAACATACCTGAGCCATCAGTGGTCTTAGCGACAGTCGTCGAACTGATGAAGTTCCATCGAGATATAATGAGGCACAACTATGAGAAACTCGACCGCTCTTACACGTTAGCTCCAGATGCAGCCGAGAAATCTGATGAACTAACCTCCTCACGAGCTGCTGATACTTCGAACGAAAATCCAGCATTCTCCGCTATCCAGGGTCGATGGTGCACAGGTGAAGATCCCATGCTCTTTAAAGAGAGATGGGAGAAACTCTTTGCCGAGTTTTGCGATACAGAAAAGGTTGACCCAAGCAAGCTTTCTGAGCTGTATGACAGTATGAAATTCGATGCGCTCCACAATCGACAATTCCTCGAATGGGTGTTCACCCCTCCGGATGCTGAAGACAGCGATGAGGAGACGGCAGATATGTACCGCCGTGGATCTTCTCGAAATCATGCCTCTGCTGCGGAGTCAAGGGGCAATGGCTTTGATGGGAGCGGCCACCAGAGGGTCGATGAGCAATACTCCGAGAGTCAGACTCTGGCACATCGTCTCGGTTTGAAGAGGCGGATGCATGCTTTCGAGACATCGATACCGCATCTAAGGGCACTTGACGATTCATACGACCATTATTTTAAGCTTTACCCGAGTTCTAATCCGTCAAAGACCAAATTAGACTCTAGGCTTTCGAAGTTGCGAGAGCTGTACAAGCTAGCGAAAGTTCTCTTCGATTATGTGACTCCCCAGGAATATGGTATCACGGAtacggagaagctggagattgGCCTGTTGACTTCCTTACCTCTTTTGCAGGAGATAGTGagagatctggaagaggTACAAGCTTCCTCAGACGCGAAGTCCGTGTTTTATTTTACTAAGGAGTCCCACATTTACACGCTCCTGAACTGTATACTTGAGGGTGGTGTCCAGACAAAAATAGCACGCTCTGCTATTCCAGAGTTGGATTATCTCTCCCAGATATGCTTCGAACTTTATGAAGCCAGGGATAGCGAATCCTCTACCAGCTCTTACTCGATCCGAATCTCCATCAGCCCCGGCTGTCATGCTTTCGACCCGCTGGATGTGCACCTTGATTCTAGACATGCAATCGGTTGTGCGCCGCGGCGTAGCCTTACTGCACACCAGGATTGGAAGGAGGTTATTGAGACTTTGAAGGCAAAATTCAATAC TGTCAAGCTCCCAAAATCATTCACGGCAGTGAATCTGAGTGACAAGCTTGTTTCAAGGCCCCAGTAG
- a CDS encoding U4/U6-U5 snRNP complex subunit LSM6 (transcript_id=CADANIAT00003251) translates to MENGATSEGKDPSAFLGEIIGAPVTVKLNSGVVYKGELQSVDGYMNIALEKSQEFVSGQLTRSYGDAFIRGNNVLYIAAN, encoded by the exons ATGGAGAATGGTGCAACATCCGAAGGAAAGGACCCGTCCGCCTTTTTGGGCGAGATAATTGGAGCTCCAGTAACTGTCAAATTGAATTCTGGTGTCGTATACAAAG GCGAACTCCAATCGGTAGATGGTTATATGAACATTGCGCTGGAAAAGTCCCAGGAATTTGTTAGCGGGCAGTTGACACGCAGTTATGGAGACGCCTTTATCCGCGGAAACAATG TTTTGTACATTGCCGCGAATTga
- a CDS encoding small ubiquitin-related modifier domain-containing protein (transcript_id=CADANIAT00003252) produces the protein MRSYFNKPSWASRTDENGDSEFYRRAGQVYRDIVATNISARERRVNSLQSITHKRRRLSNSPPDDPVSDMRSKQEVAVKPGTPVENSPPSQPAFGHNTANISITEPQWARQGSISNEVPTMVAEGSTSPTSPDSPQSRMLDMRAESTPSPSVTNIGPEANVHTKGRLKGTRVRDEPGITRSDRNTAYDDTVVHILITSEIANTKPLVIQRKMSQSLKEVRLAWFARQDLPKDLQPTVFLTWKGRRLFDVTTCKSLNISAYTNETSPFDEFFSDADACRVYMEAVTEEIYAARHRFSPNVVGVDPESTGSPHSEGTEQHAKNEIILKCPGHDDFKIQIPLTTTISQVIGAFREARSISPGLVVYLAFDGDRLDPQSSLEDNEITDGDLVDVLIRQEF, from the coding sequence ATGCGTTCATACTTCAATAAACCCTCGTGGGCAAGTCGAACGGACGAAAATGGGGACTCGGAATTTTACCGCCGCGCTGGTCAGGTGTACAGAGACATTGTCGCTACAAATATAAGCGCACGTGAACGGCGAGTGAACTCCCTTCAAAGCATTACGCACAAACGTCGACGCCTTTCGAACTCCCCGCCCGATGATCCCGTTTCAGATATGAGAAGCAAACAAGAGGTGGCAGTCAAACCAGGAACCCCGGTTGAGAATTCTCCGCCTTCGCAACCTGCGTTTGGGCATAACACGGCTAATATCAGCATTACCGAACCCCAATGGGCACGCCAAGGTTCGATATCCAATGAAGTACCAACAATGGTCGCGGAAGGTTCAACGTCCCCAACGTCCCCAGACTCACCGCAGAGCAGAATGCTGGACATGCGGGCGGAGTCTACACCCTCGCCTTCAGTCACGAATATTGGCCCGGAGGCAAATGTCCATACAAAGGGTCGCCTGAAAGGCACAAGGGTGCGGGACGAGCCAGGCATAACTCGTAGTGACCGAAACACTGCTTATGATGACACAGTTGTCCATATTCTCATTACGTCAGAAATCGCCAATACTAAGCCCCTTGTTATCCAACGCAAAATGTCCCAGTCCTTGAAAGAAGTGCGCCTTGCATGGTTTGCTCGCCAGGACTTGCCCAAGGATCTTCAACCGACAGTATTTTTGACTTGGAAAGGCCGCAGACTATTTGACGTCACAACTTGTAAAAGCCTGAATATCAGTGCTTATACCAATGAAACATCACCCTTTGACGAGTTTTTCAGCGATGCAGATGCGTGTCGAGTATATATGGAAGCCGTTACTGAAGAAATATACGCAGCTAGACATCGATTTTCACCAAACGTGGTTGGGGTTGATCCAGAATCAACCGGGTCGCCTCACTCAGAGGGTACCGAACAGCATGCTAAAAATGAAATCATACTCAAGTGTCCAGGGCACGATGATTTTAAGATACAGATCCCGTTGACAACAACCATATCCCAGGTTATCGGAGCATTTCGTGAAGCGAGAAGTATTTCTCCTGGACTAGTCGTGTATCTGGCCTTTGATGGAGATCGACTGGACCCCCAGTCTTCCCTGGAAGACAATGAAATAACGGACGGAGATCTAGTTGATGTTCTTATAAGGCAAGAGTTCTGA